A stretch of DNA from Candidatus Obscuribacterales bacterium:
GACGTACAGTGTGACGAAACTGGTGACGTTAATCAAGAGTCTAACGGCCCGAGAGGTGTGTAAGCGCTGCCCGCACGTGAAACAACAGTTGTGGGGAGGGGAGTTTTGGAGTGATGGATACTTTGCGAGTACGGTGGGCAAGCACGGGGATGAAGGCATGATTGCCCAGTATGTCAAGAATCAGGGCAATGAGTATCTCAAGTTACACAGAGATGAGCAATTGGCTCTATTTTGATTCTGATACCCCGTCCGCTTGCGGCGGGGTAGTTCATTAGATAGCTAGTGTAGCCTGTACATCTTGTTGCAAGCAGATTTTTATCTTGTTCTTTAACCTGTACTATTTAGGTGTACGAGGTAAGCAAATAGGCAGCTCAATCATGAATCTGGTGCCAACGCCTGGAGTAGATTGACAACTGAGGCAACCATGGTGCTTCTCAATAATTTGGTGGCTGATGGATAATCCTAGCCCAGTACCACGTCCTACCGGTTTGG
This window harbors:
- the tnpA gene encoding IS200/IS605 family transposase, with the translated sequence TYSVTKLVTLIKSLTAREVCKRCPHVKQQLWGGEFWSDGYFASTVGKHGDEGMIAQYVKNQGNEYLKLHRDEQLALF